DNA from Intestinimonas massiliensis (ex Afouda et al. 2020):
CGAAAATGAAGGAAGGCATCCATCCCAACTACCAGCAGACCACCATCAAGTGCGCCTGTGGTAACGTGATCGAGACCGGTTCTACCAAGAAGGACATTAAGGTGGAGGTTTGCTCCAAGTGTCACCCCTTTTTCACCGGCAAGCAGAAGATGGTGGATACGGGCGGACGTGTCAGCCGCTTCAACAAGAAGTTTGGTCTGGACCAGAAGTAAGATTGCAGCTTTTTGGACCCGTGCCGGTTTCGGCGCGGGTCCTTTCGCATATACTGAAAGCATCTGTGAACGGGAGGAAAAGTCATGCTTGAGAGAATCGACGTCAAGACCCTGGATCAAAATGTATGTTCCCTGATCGGGGACCAGTGGATGCTGATCACCGCCGGAACGCCCGAGAGATGCAACACCATGACGGCGAGCTGGGGGGGCCTTGGAGTGCTGTGGGGGACCAATGTGGCCACCTGCTACATCCGGCCCCAGCGGTACACCAGGGAGTTTGTGGAGCGGGAGGCCTACTTCACGCTGGCCTTTTTCGGTGAGGAGCACCGCAAGGCGCTGGCCCTCTGTGGGGCCAGGAGCGGCCGGGACATCGACAAGATAAGGGAATGCGGCTTTACGGTAGCCGCCGGAGCGGGAAACGCGCCCTATTTCGAGGAGGCCGAGCTGGTGCTGGTCTGCCGCAAGTTGTACTGGCAGGACATGGACCCCGCCCACTTCCTGGACCCCGGGATTGATGGCAAGTGGTATCCGGACCAGGATTATCACCGGATCTATATCGGCGAGATTGTGGAGTGTTTGAAAAAGGTCTGACGTCCGGATGGAATACGGCGGACGCTGAGGC
Protein-coding regions in this window:
- the rpmE gene encoding 50S ribosomal protein L31; amino-acid sequence: MKEGIHPNYQQTTIKCACGNVIETGSTKKDIKVEVCSKCHPFFTGKQKMVDTGGRVSRFNKKFGLDQK
- a CDS encoding flavin reductase family protein produces the protein MLERIDVKTLDQNVCSLIGDQWMLITAGTPERCNTMTASWGGLGVLWGTNVATCYIRPQRYTREFVEREAYFTLAFFGEEHRKALALCGARSGRDIDKIRECGFTVAAGAGNAPYFEEAELVLVCRKLYWQDMDPAHFLDPGIDGKWYPDQDYHRIYIGEIVECLKKV